Part of the Citrus sinensis cultivar Valencia sweet orange chromosome 2, DVS_A1.0, whole genome shotgun sequence genome, CAGTGGCTCCTTTGCCACTCTGCACTGTCACGTCCTTCGCGGCCGCAGCTTTCTCCCCAGCCTTCTTGGTAGTATCAGCAGCAGCTTCTTTTGCCTCAGTCGCTTTCTCTACTGCATATTCTTTAGCTTGTTCTGCTTTCGGCACAGTGTATTCCTTGGCAGTCTGGCTTGCACTGTAAAGGATGTCCTTGGCCTGGCTGCCTTTCTCGGATATGTACTGTGAAGTCTGTTGAGCACCCTGAAGCACGGTGTCCTTCGCCTGAGAACCCTTTTCAGCGGCGTACTCAGTGACGGAGCCAAGTCTGCGCCCGGCCTCTTCTTTGGCTTGATTATACCGCTCCTCCGCAGCTTTTAAAGCCTCCATAGACCGCTGCTGAGCCTGTCCTCTGAGCTGGgaaatttcttcaagagaaTGTTGCTCTTGTTTTTGCTCTTGTCCCCCCTCCTCTTTGCCCTGCTGCTTTCCTCTGCGTCCCCCTTTCTCCACATGTCTCTCTTCTTCGCGCTGATGCATTCCTctgcttctttctttctcctgACGGCCCTCCATTTCTCCTCTACCTTCACCGCCCACCTCAAAATTCCCAACACTATAAGGCTCAGTACTCCTTTTCGCTTCATGCTCCTCTTTTCCTCTCATACCTTCCGCTTCTTTCTCACGAACCATATTTGCATCCCTTGCTTTATCCGCATACGTCCCTGTCCCTCTCTGTTTATCTTTCATTTGATCAGAAAGAGACTCAAATTCATGAGTGCCCACCTCATGAGACTCTCTCGCTTTCCCACTCCTATGGGAAGTTTCTTTGCCACCACTAGTATCTGAATCCTTGGCTCTCCCAGTCAAAGACTCAAAATGAGTCGTCATTTTCGGGACTCTGTCCTTCTCAATGACAACTTCTTTCTTAGTGGTTGTCGTTTCTCTTCGAGCTTGATCAGAAGCCATTCTTGCCCTCTTCTTGATTCTTGATTTTGATTGCTCGCTCACTCGCGGttattttctttgatgatGCTGTTTGTTGAATTCTTTTCTGATGGTGGTGTGAAGAGAAGATGAtggattttaaaatacaagCCATAGCGGTTTGAGAAAACGGACGTGTGTGCATGGCGTTAGCATGTATTGACTGAACTGACGACACGTGTAATGGAGATTGGGATGCAAAGAGATGAGTCAGCTGTTAGCATGTTTCGTGTGCACACGTGTAAGATTGTTTATTGACGCATCACTGAAAGGCCGTATACACCGGTAGGCGATAGACACTATGACACTTGGCAGTTCCTCAGAGTCGAGGATGCGACACTATGGGCATCGTATTCATATCCATCCAGCCCTCAATGAACCCTAAACGTTGATTGGGCTTCAAAAGAAATTACGTGGAAAACAAAAGTATTACTGAATAAAACTATAATCATTTCCTTGTAAccccaatttttttctttttaaataaatctacTTTCAGAGTAATCTATTTGCACCACTTTATTGCCGTACAAAACCCcacttttgataaaattacatttaaaaataaatatgaatttaattaaacacacttagttttcttttccatACAAATTACgtgtaatgtaattaattttttttattctttttcttttaacttgtCACTTCCCAtctaactaaaattaaattgcacaaatttaaaataatttattattctttttctatttcttacttattaaatttgtatttaagaTTACTttcacattattattaaaaatatgtataatttaagTTAACGATTcacattcaaaaatttatcactcataaaaactttttaatttatgtgtaGGATAACAACAAGgttgcaaaagaaaagaaaaataacaaaatactactttgaattttaacaataaaaaaataaagttaaaaaatagaaatgttttattttttgaaatacatctttgaaattaaaataaaaataattgaaaagagGGTTTCATGAGGAGATGCCAGTAGCCCAACTCTTATTTTTACCATGTGTTAAGCTAAATTTTATAGCTTATATAAATGTATGGAAATCTTGACTATGTATAATCAAGAATACAATCAACACATACTAGAAGCTTAAATTCAAGGTCAATATGCATAGAGAAGATAATAAGTTATATATGAAGGagataatataaattcatatcTTACTTATTGACACCAAAATCTTGCTGTGTTGGTTTGTGGGCTACCAACAAGATCCATAGCCAGCATTTGGATTTATTTGTGTAGGGAAACAATTTTACATTTGTCTCATTGTTCGAGTAGGAATTAGCGACCACCAATTGTGCATGGGTGAGCACCTGCAACCAGAAAATATAAATGGTTAAGGGCGTTGGAagtttttttagggttaatcCTTTTACGCTCAAGTTAGTTTTATAGTTtacttaaaaactataatgtttgattttgtgtaaaaacgaacaaaaaaaacaataaaagaacCATTCcgtttttaattaagaaaaaatgaagagagaTAAGAAGGataaaaaagatgaagaatttgaattaaatcaCATGCATAATGTAGAGTGTGAGAGTGGATAAGATGAAAGAATCCCTTACCGTTTGAACTCTTGGGGATTTTATAGGGcttaaaatccaaaaacaatGAATCACAGCATGACGAGTTTATGAATAGTCTATAATCACTAATTTTTTGGAGAGGATAAAGGGAGTAGTTTTAACTGAGCCTATTTTCAGTTTAACCATCCCCTcgtctaagtgtttgtttggtatgatttatttaatagtcataagtttttatttaatatcataagctcttatcataatttttattgctgtttggttgtttttctaataaagttttttaagtttaaataagttattttgccTCTACTagcaaaaactcaaattttgagattttaagagtagaggttgaaaagttttttttaaatgttaaaatatctaaaatatcatctacttatttgacaattttattttattcttttcataacaaaattttaaaaagcttgcctctaaaataatttcataaatttttaataaaatctcttattgacaactaaataattaattttttttttatagtaaaagCTCTCTTTATAAAAGATATCTACTAACAATaactctatttaaataaactctACTTGAAAAATTGTACCAAATGAAATCTAAGCCCTGCTCGGCGACTTTTATTTAGTTGTATTATATAGCGA contains:
- the LOC102617247 gene encoding seed biotin-containing protein SBP65 isoform X2, with protein sequence MASDQARRETTTTKKEVVIEKDRVPKMTTHFESLTGRAKDSDTSGGKETSHRSGKARESHEVGTHEFESLSDQMKDKQRGTGTYADKARDANMVREKEAEGMRGKEEHEAKRSTEPYSVGNFEVGGEGRGEMEGRQEKERSRGMHQREEERHVEKGGRRGKQQGKEEGGQEQKQEQHSLEEISQLRGQAQQRSMEALKAAEERYNQAKEEAGRRLGSVTEYAAEKGSQAKDTVLQGAQQTSQYISEKGSQAKDILYSASQTAKEYTVPKAEQAKEYAVEKATEAKEAAADTTKKAGEKAAAAKDVTVQSGKGATEYAGRVAADVKDKAVVAGWSTAHYTAEKAVGGTAAVAKAAQYTTGKVVEGTMAAVRAVEGAAEYAGHKAAEIVSKPLVAAKDAAVSTGETMKEYTVRKKEEAQREVEAKRGERQRSHTGGDERSLTTEVHEKVEHVSMPIQETFQGGQERQGGRTTEYREDKGREGGVLQAIGETVVEIAQQTKDLVIGEGETEEKILGYRSSQVEEGSKQREAGYGQGNGTHKSTENE
- the LOC102617247 gene encoding seed biotin-containing protein SBP65 isoform X1, giving the protein MASDQARRETTTTKKEVVIEKDRVPKMTTHFESLTGRAKDSDTSGGKETSHRSGKARESHEVGTHEFESLSDQMKDKQRGTGTYADKARDANMVREKEAEGMRGKEEHEAKRSTEPYSVGNFEVGGEGRGEMEGRQEKERSRGMHQREEERHVEKGGRRGKQQGKEEGGQEQKQEQHSLEEISQLRGQAQQRSMEALKAAEERYNQAKEEAGRRLGSVTEYAAEKGSQAKDTVLQGAQQTSQYISEKGSQAKDILYSASQTAKEYTVPKAEQAKEYAVEKATEAKEAAADTTKKAGEKAAAAKDVTVQSGKGATEYAGRVAADVKDKAVVAGWSTAHYTAEKAVGGTAAVAKAAQYTTGKVVEGTMAAVRAVEGAAEYAGHKAAEIVSKPLVAAKDAAVSTGETMKEYTVRKKEEAQREVEAKRGERQGTERSHTGGDERSLTTEVHEKVEHVSMPIQETFQGGQERQGGRTTEYREDKGREGGVLQAIGETVVEIAQQTKDLVIGEGETEEKILGYRSSQVEEGSKQREAGYGQGNGTHKSTENE